Proteins encoded by one window of Ramlibacter tataouinensis:
- a CDS encoding phospholipase D-like domain-containing protein, with protein MLVLLAFLAALLVALVVVNFGGGERRVDHPIEHLYPVDDPQFHRSMALMLGPTIVEGNRVEALINGDRIFPAMLEAIRGARRTVLFETFIYWSGAIGEAFAEALSDRARAGLKVHVLLDWVGSTRVDRELVRRMRAAGVEVRMFHPLRWYNLGRMNDRTHRKLLIVDGRIGFTGGVGIAPQWCGDAQDPQHWRDCHFRVEGPVVAQMQSVMLSNWNKTTGRVLHGRAYFPDLEPAGGMPAQMFASSPSGGSESMLQMMLLAITAAVRSIDIASAYFVPGDVALAALQAAAGRGVRVRVITPGPHTDQDTVRRASRGLWGPLLEAGVQMHEYQPTMYHCKLMIVDGLLASVGSTNFDPRSFHLNDEANLNVYDRDFARRMTEVFEADLQHSQRITLADWQRRPVREKLREHATAWLAPVL; from the coding sequence GTGCTGGTCCTGCTTGCCTTCCTCGCCGCCCTGCTGGTCGCCCTGGTCGTCGTCAACTTCGGCGGCGGCGAGCGCCGGGTCGATCACCCGATCGAGCACCTGTATCCGGTGGACGACCCGCAGTTCCACCGCTCCATGGCGCTGATGCTGGGACCCACCATCGTCGAGGGCAACCGGGTCGAAGCGCTGATCAACGGCGACCGCATCTTCCCGGCCATGCTGGAGGCGATCCGGGGCGCGCGCCGCACCGTGCTGTTCGAGACCTTCATCTACTGGTCGGGCGCGATCGGCGAGGCCTTTGCCGAGGCGCTGTCGGATCGCGCCCGCGCCGGGCTGAAGGTGCACGTGCTGCTGGACTGGGTGGGCAGCACCCGGGTCGATCGCGAGCTGGTGCGCCGCATGCGCGCCGCCGGCGTGGAGGTGCGCATGTTCCACCCGCTGCGCTGGTACAACCTCGGCCGCATGAACGACCGCACGCATCGCAAGCTGCTGATCGTGGATGGGCGCATCGGCTTCACCGGCGGCGTCGGCATCGCGCCGCAATGGTGCGGCGACGCGCAGGACCCGCAGCACTGGCGCGACTGCCACTTCCGGGTCGAAGGCCCGGTAGTCGCGCAGATGCAGAGCGTGATGCTGTCCAACTGGAACAAGACCACCGGCCGCGTGCTGCACGGCCGCGCCTACTTCCCGGACCTGGAGCCGGCCGGCGGCATGCCGGCGCAGATGTTCGCCAGCTCGCCCAGCGGCGGCAGCGAGTCGATGCTGCAGATGATGCTGCTGGCCATCACCGCGGCGGTGCGCAGCATCGACATCGCCAGCGCCTACTTCGTGCCGGGCGACGTCGCGCTGGCGGCGCTGCAGGCGGCCGCCGGGCGCGGCGTGCGCGTGCGCGTCATCACGCCCGGCCCGCACACCGACCAGGACACGGTGCGGCGCGCCTCGCGCGGCCTGTGGGGCCCGCTGCTGGAGGCCGGCGTGCAGATGCACGAATACCAGCCGACCATGTACCACTGCAAGCTGATGATCGTCGACGGCCTGCTGGCCTCGGTCGGCTCGACCAACTTCGACCCGCGTTCGTTCCACCTCAACGACGAGGCCAACCTCAACGTCTACGACCGCGACTTCGCCCGGCGCATGACCGAGGTGTTCGAGG